GATAAACGAGGCATTAAAACGCTTTACGTTGACTGGTGAAACATGGAGTGTCTTTATTAATAAGATGTCTCTTACTGATGATGAGCGTCAAGAAATTCGAGATTTTCTCGGTCTCGGGAGTATTACCGTCCACTTGTCTGATACTGCTGAACCAGCGGAGTGGATGGAAAGTGGTATAGCAGGAATATGGTACGGTGTATTTTATGATCAGACAAAAAACCCTATACTTGAGACGATCGAAATCGGCAATTATCCTCAAGTAGCTTCTGCACAAATTGAAGATATAAATATAGGGTTGCAAAAATTAACACTAAAGTTAGCGTAAAATACTGAATGAGAAGGTAGTTAGGAGCCTTCTCATTCAGTATTTTTGTTATATATTCCTAGTTTCAATGG
This region of Pelosinus sp. IPA-1 genomic DNA includes:
- a CDS encoding hydrogenase expression/formation C-terminal domain-containing protein, which produces MNEAVLSQKSKAVLFEINEALKRFTLTGETWSVFINKMSLTDDERQEIRDFLGLGSITVHLSDTAEPAEWMESGIAGIWYGVFYDQTKNPILETIEIGNYPQVASAQIEDINIGLQKLTLKLA